A segment of the Burkholderia sp. PAMC 26561 genome:
GGCAACCAGTGACGACGATGGCGGTTGTCCGAAGCGAACGGCAATATCGAATCCGTCGGCAACCAGGTCGCCGAGCTGGTCACGTGTAACCAGTTCAAGCGACAGTTCGGGATAGCGGTCAAGGAATCCGGCGAGATGCACCGCAAGCATGCGTCGCGAAAAATACGCATCCACGTTCACACGCAAGCGCCCCTGCACGGCGGCGGACGCGCCAGCGGTCATGGTGACGGCGTCGCCAATGCCCGCAAGCAGCGGTCCTATCTCTTCGTAAAGCCGGCGGCCTTCGTCCGTCAGCATCACCGAACGTGTGGTCCGGTCAAGCAAGCGCACGCCTATGCTCGTCTCCAGTCGCCCGACCGCGCGGCTGACACCGGACGGCGATAAACCCAGCGCGTCTGCCGCGCGCGCAAAACTTCCGCCTTCGACAATTGCGGCAAGGACGCTGATATTGGCAAGCGTACGTCCATCGAAGCTCATGATTTATCCGGTTTTTAATTCGTGCTGAAAGGTCACTAATGAAGTGACACGAGGGCGATTCCCTCAATGATCGCGCACCCTTATGATGCACTCAATCGCAGACTATTCAAAAGGGAGTTCACCATGTACGCAATTACTGGCATCAGCGGCAAGGTCGGAGGCGCGCTTGCTCGGACGTTGTTATCGAAGGGTCTTCCGGTCCGCGCAATCGTGCGCGACCCGGGCAAAGCGCAGCACTGGGCATCGCAAGGATGCGAAAGCGCGCTCGCCGACATGGAAGACGTGGCCGCGTTGACGGCGGCGTTCAGAGGCGCGGACGGCGTATTCATTCTGCCGCCGTCGAACTTCGATCCGTCGCCGGGCTTTCCCGAGGCGCGTGTCGTGATCGATGCCGTCAAGGCTGCGCTGGAAGCCGCGAGACCGCGCAAGGTGGTGTGTCTTTCGACTATCGGCGCGCAGGCGAGCCAGTCGAATCTGCTCACGCAGCGCTCGTTGATGGAACACGCGTTGAGCCAGCTTTCCATGCCTGTGACGTTCCTCAGGCCCGGCTGGTTCATGGAAAACTCGGCGTGGGACGTAGCGTCTGCGCGCGATGAAGGCATCGTGCGAAGCTTCTTGCAGCCGCTCGATAAACCCGTGGCAATGATTGCCACGGCGGACGTGGGACGCGTGGCCGCGCAGCTGCTGCAACAGGACTGGACGGGAACGCGGGTCGTGGAGCTGGAAGGGCCGCATCGCGTGAGTCCGAACGACATTGCCGCAGCATTTGCAAAAATCTTCGGACGCGATGTCCGTGCTGAAGCCGTGCTGCGCGAAACATGGGGCTCGCTTTTCAGGTCGCAGGGCATGAACGATCCGATGCCGCGCATCCAGATGCTCGATGGCTTCAACGAAGGCTGGATCGAGTTCGAAGGCGCCCCAATCAAAGGCGAAGTGAAGCTGGAAACGGTCTTGCGCGAGCTTGTGCAAGCTGCGGCGGGATGATCAACTGGAAGTGGTTTCCCGCGCCATATCGATGAAAGCACGCAGCGCCGGCGACGTCCTTCGCTGGCGCGGGTAATACAACATGAAGCCCGGGTAATACGGGCACCAGTCCTCCAGCACGGCAACCAGACGGCCTTGATCGATGAGATCGCCAACGATCGCTTCCATGGAGAACCCGATACCGATGCCATCCAGCGCGGCCTGCAATGTCCGCTCGAGCGTGCTTACCGTCACGCGGCCTTTGACATCGATCTCCAGCCGCGTGCCGTCCTTTTCGAATTCCCATTTATAAAGCCTGCCGCTTGGAAACCGGTGACGGATGCAATTGTGGTCGAGCAGATCGTTCGGATGATGCAGCGGCGGGCGTCCTTCCAGGTAATCCGGCGTTGCAATTGCAAGACCGCGCTGCGCCGGGCCGATCGGGACCGCGACCATGTCTTCGGGATGGACTCCTGAAAACGGATGCCGGCGTCGAAACCGAGGCCGACGATATCGGCGAGGCTGTCATCTTCGACAATCTCCAGGGCAATGTCCGGATAAGCCGTCAGAAAGCGCGCCATGAGCGGCGCGACCACCAGCCGCGCCGCCACGTGCGACATGTTGAGGCGCAGCGTGCCGGTCGGCGTCGCGCGGAAGTTGTTCATTTCCTCCAAGGCGTCGCCGAGATCGTGCAGCAACGGTTGAAGACGTTCCAGCAGACGCTGACCGGCGTCGGTCAGCGCGACGCTGCGCGTGGTGCGGTTGATCAGGTTCACGCCCAGTCTTTCTTCCAGTCCGCGAATGGCGTAGCTGATCGCCGACGTGGACAGCCCCAGTTCGGCGCCGGCCTTGCGGAAGCTGCCGTGGCGCGCGACGGCAGCGAACGCGGACAAGTGCGAGAGGTTATCGGTAAGCATTGTGCAGGATTATTCAATGATTCATGCGGAAACTCAAGCTTGCGCACTACAAGCTGAGTGCCTATTGTGCATATACGTTCAACAAAGCCACATAAGGACACCATGTTTCAAGCCCGAGGATATGCCGTTCATAGCGCTACCACGCCGCTCGTTCCTTTCAGTTTTACGCGCCGCGATACCGGGCCGAACGACGTTCGCATAGAAATCCTGTATGCCGGTATTTGTCATTCGGACCTGCATCAGGCGCGCAACGACTGGAGCAACTCGTTATATCCGATGGTGCCGGGACACGAAATCGTGGGACGCGTGGTCGAGGTCGGCAGCGATGTCCAGAAGTTCAAGGTCGGCGATTACGCGGGGGTGGGGTGCCTAGTCGATTCATGCCGGCAATGTTCGGCGTGCCGCGAGAACCTCGAACAGTATTGCGAGGAAGGCCCCACACCGACTTATAACGGGAAGGAACGCGGCAGCGAACAACTGACCTTCGGCGGTTATTCCGATCAGATCGTGGTGGAAGAGCGTTTCGTCGTGAAGGTGGCTGCGAACCTCGACTTGAAAGCGGTCGCGCCGTTATTGTGCGCGGGGATCACGACCTATTCGCCGCTGCGTCACTGGAAGGTGGGGCCGGGTCAGAAAGTTGGCGTGATCGGACTTGGCGGACTCGGACATATGGGCGTCAAGTTTGCGAAGGCGCTCGGTGCGCACGTGGTCATGATTACAACTTCACCGGGTAAAGGTCAGGACGCTGCGCGTCTTGGCGCTGACGAAGTGCTGATCTCGACCGATGCCGCCCAGTTGGCTTCGCATGCCGGCAGCTTCGATTTCCTGCTCGACACCATTCCGGTTGGGCACGACCTCAACCCCTACATGGCGCTGCTCAAGCGCGACCGGACGATGGCGTTGGTCGGCGTATTGACCGACACGGAGCCGCTTGCGGGCGTGAGCGTCATTATCGGGCGCAAGTCGGTGGCGGGCTCGGCAATTGGAGGCTTGGCTGAGACGCAGGAGATGATGGATTTCTGCGCCGAGCATGGCATTGTCAGCGACGTGGAAGTCGTGCAGATCCAGGGCGTCAACGAAGCGTATGAGCGCTTGTTGAAGAACGACGTGAAGTATCGATTCGTGATCGATATGGCTTCGCTCGCGGACGCTTGAATATAAGCATGAACAGACGACCGTAGGCACGCATGCAAAGGCCACGCACACGCGTGGCCTTTGTTTTTTTTCGTTGCGCGTGATAGCTCTGCCCTTAATGCGCCCGCCCAGACCACATTCCGCCTTACCCCACCGGTTCCCCCAGATTCAACATCAACCGGTTCGCCCATGCAAAAATGGCGATGGAATGAATCAGGTCGAGGATCTCATCGTCGTTCAGGCCAACGTCGCGCAGCGCCTTCAACTGAGCCGGTTCGACCTCGCCCGGCCTGAGCGTCAAATCGATCGATGCCAGCACGATCGCCTTCTCGCGCGGCGTGGTCCCTGCGGTGACAGGATCGTTGAACACCTGCTCGATCACATCATCGCGTTTGGCCAATTGCTCGAACCGCTGCGCATGCACCGAAGCGCAATACACGCAGCCATTGATCCGCGATACCACCGTCGACGCCAGTTCGCGTTCAGCGCGCGGCAATCCGCCGGGCGCGTACATGATCGCGTTGAACGCGGCCGAACGCTGCCGCAAAATCTCAGGCTGATGCACGAGGAACAGGTAGTAGTCGGACTCCTTCGCCTTCGGATGGCTTTCTTCGAGCACGGCAATTTGTTCGGCCGATGCATCGGCGAGTTGCACGACGTCCAGCCACGCGTCCCATCCGAGCACGCGATTGGTAAAGCCATGTGCTTCGATCAGACGGGTCATGCGGCCTCCGTGGCATTCAGCGCCTGCAGCGCGCGCAATCCGGCAGTCAGGCGAATTTGATAGGAGAGGAACGCGATCAGTTGCGCGAGCGCGACCACGGCCGGCGTCGGGATGCCCGCAGCGGGAAGGCGTTCGAGCGCGGCCTTGTCGCCCTCGATGGGCGATTCGATCAGCGTGCGCGTGAAGACCAGCATTGCATGCAGCCGCGGTTCTTGTGTGACGATGGAACCCTGCGCGATCTGGTTGATCAAGGCGCGGTCCGCATCGATTGATGCAAGCCGTTCCGCGTAATGCGCGCCCAGTGCCGAAGCATTCGATAACGTGCACGCGTACAACGCCACGAACAAGCGATCACTCAGCGATAAATCCGGCAGCGCCGGATCGAACAGCGCTTCGTAGCTGCGCTGGGTGGCATCGGCAACTTTCTCGCGTTTGTGCCTTATGGCATGGGTCGGCGTGCCCGGCGTGAGACCCGCAATCCGGTCGACAATATCCGTATCTGTCATGCTTGCTCCTTTGCGCGAGTGCTTGTAGCAGCGTTGAGGAAATTCAGGACCGCGCGCCACGATGCTTCATCGGCGTGCGCGTTTGCTGCGGGCCGGCCACCGCCCGTGCTGATGCGTCCCGACACGGGATGCGCATACACGAGTTGGGTGGTCGGTACGTAAGGGAATACGATGGCGTGGCCGGCTTCATCGAAGTCGAGATGGTTGACCGGGTACGCATGCTTCTGCTGCTCCAGCGTGTCGACGACCATGCGCGAATAGTCGGACGATGGCCATGATCCGTCGTCAGCGGCGGAAAGCAGAAGCACGGGTCCATCGATCTGTTCCACGCGAATCCGCGCGCGTTCCACCGCTTCCTGATCGCGCAAGGCGGTGCGAATGGCGCGTTCATGGCGGTGCGGCGGCGGTCCGTCATCGAAAGGCTTCCAGCTTGCCGTGCGATTGTTTTCCCATAGATGCGGCAGCGGCTTGCCGTCGATCAACCACGCCGGGCCTTCGCGGCCCGTTGCGGGATCCGCGGCGTTTTGCGCGCTGTGGACCACCGCGCCAGGCACATAACCGATCACCGCCTTGATCCGGTCTGGATAAGTCGCACCGAGCAACAACGCAAGTTCGCCGCCGCGCGATTGTCCGCTGACTGCAATGAAGCCATGTGCGGGCTGCAACTCGCGGCTGATCCAGTCGAGCGCGCGGCGGAAATATTCGAGCGGCGTGTTCGAGATGTAATCGGACAGTCCCGGCGTCTTGAAGTAGCCAAGCGCAAGAGCGGCATATCCACGCGATGCATACAGCGCACCGCGCGGCTCATTGACGCCGCCGCCCGAGCCATTCAGCACGAGCACGACCGGATGCGGTCCCGGCGTTGCTGGAACGAACAGAGTCCCAACGCAACCGTCCTCGCGCATCTCGCGTCGTTGAACGCCCGGTGCCATCAGGCGTTGTGTCAACACGGCTTCGTCCAGGCACTTTCCATCGGCGTCGAAAACTTCGACGCGCGTGGTCAGCGCGTCGCTTACATCCGCCGGGAACACCTCCCGCTTGCCGGTTTCAACGGGCGTTTGCGACCAGATCAGTCCCATCGGCGATACATCGCTGTAATCGCCTTCAACAGGTGCATCGCGCGAAAGGTCGATAACACCATCCGCGTCCGCGCGATATACCGCGCGGCTCGTCCAGATCACGCCATCGCCGCGCGCAGTGTGCGTGCGCAACCCGATCAACGTGTCCGCTTGCAAACCGCCAACCAGGATGCGGCGCGGGACGTCGATCAGGTCATCGGCCGGAGTGATCGTGATGTATGTCATGCCGGCCTCAATTGCCGATGCGCGTGACCATCATCGCGGTTGTCCGGTCGCTGACGGCCGGGGTCACCTTCAGCCCCTTCTTCGCGGCCCAGATGTTTTGATAATGGAAAAGCGGAATGATGCCCACGTCGTCGCTCACCACCTTCACCGATCCGCGCAGGATCGCTTCGCGCTTGGCGGCGTCGAACTCGGCGGTCGCGGCATCGAGCGCGTGATCGACGGCGGGACTGCTATAGCGGCCCCAGTTCGATGAACCAATGCCCTTCTTTGCATCGACGGTGCCGAGGATGTTGACGAGCGCGTAGCTCGCTTCGCCCGTGCCGTTACCCCACGCGATCATGCTCATCGCGAACTCGTTTTTATTCGCCCGGCTCGCGTAAACCGCCCATGGCATGACCTCGACCTTCGTCTTCACGCCAATGCGCGTCCAGAATTGCGCGACGGCCTGCGCCGTTTCAGGTGCTTGCGGATAACGGTCGTTCGGCACGCTGAGCGTCAACTGGAAACCATCGGGGAAACCCGCTTCGGCAAGCAATTTCTTCGCCTGGGCCGGATCGTTCGGGATGTCCTTGACATCAGGGTTATAACCAAAGGTCTTCGCCGGCATCCATTGGTTCGCGACCGTCGCCGCACCTTGCAGGATGCGGTCGGTGATCGCGGGACGATTGATCGCAAGGGACAACGCGCGGCGCACGCGTACATCGAGGAGCGGGTTTTTCGGCAGGGCCTTGCCGGCGTTATCGGTGATATAGGGGCTCGGTCCTTCGCGGAAACTCGGTTGCAGCAACAGGACGCGCAGGCCCGGATACGCGTAGACGGAAACCTTCGGCGATTGCTTCAGGCGCGGCAAATCGGAGACAGAGACTTTGTCGATCATGTCGACATCGCCCGACAACAGCGCCGCCGTCCGGGCCGCCGCGTTGCTGACGTAGCGATAGTTCACCGTGTCCCAGAGCGGCTTCGCGCCCCAGTATGCGTCGTTGCGTTTCATCACTACGCGGTCCCCGGGCGTGTATGAGACGAACTTGTAGGGTCCCGATCCGACCATCGCGCGGCCGGCGTTGTAGTCTTCACTCGATGACTTCTCGCCCACATGCTTGCTGACGATATGCACGGATGTCAGGTTCAGCGGCAGGTCGGGCGTCGGCGTGCTCGTCTTGATGACGAGCGTGTACGGATCAGGCGCGGTCACTGACGCGACGGTGCGCAGATAACCCGCAAAGGTCGCAATGGTGCCCGGCACATTGCGCGCGCGCTGGTAGGAGTAGATGACGTCATCAGCGGTGAACGGCGTACCGTCCTGCCACTTCACATCATGGCGCAGCTTGAATTCCCAGGTATCGTTACCCGTCGCTTTCCAGCTCGTGGCGAGTCCGGGTGCGAGCACGTTGTCGTGGTTTTCGACCAGCAAGTCCCAGAAGTGCAGATCAACGGAACGGTCGCCCGCGTAGTTGTTCAACTGCGGATCGAGCGATGACAACGGATCGGCGAACGCAATGTTGAGCGTCTGCGCGGATGTGGCCGAACTGAACAACGCCGCGCCGGCGAGGGTTACGCTCAGCGTGGAAAGGATCAGGCGATTCACGATGCAATTCCTTTTCTTGAAGTATGTTCTGGATTGAAGAATCATTGAGCGTCGTTCAGGTGACAGGCGCTGACGTGTTCGATGGCAATGCCGCGCAAGGTCGGGACTTCGGTCTTGCAGCGCGGCATTGCGTGCGGACATCGCGGATGGAAATGGCAACCGGATGGCGGCGCGAGCGGACTCGGCATTTCGCCGCGAATGGCGGTGAAGTGCTTCTTGCGCACATCGATACGAGGAATTTCCGCAAGCAAGGTTTGCGTGTACGGATGGTTCGGACGCCGGAATATCTCTTCAACAGGCGCGCTTTCCACCACGCGACCGAGATACATGATCACCACGCGATCGGATAATTGTTCGACCACGCCAAGATCGTGGCTGATGAACAAATACGTGAGGTTTAACTGCTCGCGCAGGTCCATGAAGAGATTCAGGATCTGCGCTTGTATTGATACATCCAGCGCGGCTACGGCTTCGTCGCAGACGAGCATCGACGGATTGACGGCAAGCGCCCGCGCGATACCAATGCGCTGCCGCTGACCGCCGCTGAATTCATGCGGGTATCTGTCTGCCAGTGACGGATCGAGCCCCGCGCTTTTCAGTTGCGCAGCCACGTATGCGTCGAGATCGGCGCGTTGGACCATGCCGTGAATCAGCGGTGCTTCACCGACGATATCGCGCACCCGCCGCCTCGGATTCAGGCTCGAATACGGGTCCTGGAAAATCATCTGGATCGCAAGCCTGGCGGCACGCAATGCGTCGGGTGACATGGATTCGCGGTCGTGGCCGTCGACCATCACATCGCCTTCCGTCGGCGCGATGAGGCCCGAGACGATCCGGCCGAGCGTCGATTTTCCGCAGCCCGATTCGCCGACAAGACCGACTACTTCGCCGGGCTGTATTGCGAGATCGACGTGATCGACTGCACGCGTGATTGCATGCGGCGCGAGGAGTTTGCGTTCACGCAGCCAGCGCGCTGCAGTGTTGTCGTCGCGTTCGCCAAAGCGCTGGCTGACACCGCGCAGCTCGATGAGGCTCATGCTGTTGTCTCCGTGGGCACGTCGGCATGACGGCCCGGGTGGAAGCAGCGCACGAGATGCGTGCCATGTTCAGCGGCCTTCGCAGCAGGCGACGGGCCGAGCGCCGGCGGCGTGGTGCAGATTGAAGTCGCACGCGTGCAGCGCGGCGCGAACGCGCAGCCCGGCGGCAATGAACGCAGGTCGGGCGTGATGCCCGCTATCTGCGTCAGCCTTCTGTGACGCGTGTTGAGGCTCGGCAAGCTGTCGATCAGACCTGCCGTGTAGGGATGCTGCGGATGATCGAGCACTGCATCGACGGTGCCTTGCTCCACGATCCTGCCGGCATACATCACGGCAATGTCGTCGGCGAGACCCGCGACCACGGACAGGTCGTGCGTGATCCAGATCAGCGACGTGCCTTGGGTGCGCACGAGCGTCTGCACCTCGGACAGGATCTGCGCCTGGATGGTCACGTCGAGCGCGGTCGTGGGTTCATCGGCGATGATCAAATCAGGCTTGTGCAGCATGGCAATCGCGATCGCCACGCGCTGGCGCATGCCGCCTGACAACTGATGCGGATACGCACGCAGGCGTTCGCCAGGACTTGCGATACCCATTGCCGCGAGCGCTTCGCTTGCCTGCTCACGGGCGGTACTGCGGCTTACATTCCGATGCGCACGCACGGCCTCGATCATCTGCGCGTCGACGCGTTGCACGGGGTTGAGCGTGGACATCGGGTCCTGGAACACCATCGCAATACGGCTGCCGCGCAGGCGCCGCATTTCGGCTTCCGGCAGACCAACAATATTCCTTCCCTTGAACAGTATCTCGCCGCCGACCACGCGGCCGGGTGCATCGATCAGTCCCATGATCGAGAAACCGGTTACGGATTTCCCTGACCCGGATTCCCCGACCAGACCCAGCACGCGACCGCGGCCGAGCGTCAGCGATACATCCTCGACCGCAGGCAACTCGCCTTCGCGCGTGAAGAAGCGCGTCTTCAGGCCGCGGACTTCGAGGGTGGTATCGGAAGTATGAAAGGCTGCGTTGCTCATTTCACGAACCTCGGATTGAGCAATTCGCGCAGACGGTCGCCGACCATGTTTATCGATACGAGGATGGCGAGCAGCGCAAGACCCGGGTAGACGCTCGTCCAGTATTCGCCCGAGAGCATGGTCTGGTAGCCGTTGGCAATCAGCAGCCCGAGCGATGGTTCCGTGATCGGCACGCCGAGCCCGAGAAACGACAACGTTGCTTCCAGCGTGATTGCGCGTGCGACCTGCAGCGTGCCGACCACGATCAGCGGCGGCAGGCAATTCGGCAGCATATGAACGAGCACGATGCGCCAGTTCGGAATTGCCAGGCTGCGCGCCGCTTCGACATACTCGCGCCGGGCTTCGACTAAAGCCTGCGCGCGCGCTGTGCGGGCGTAGTACGCCCATTCGATCAGCACCAAAGTGAGCACGACGTTCGTCACGCTTTTGCCGAGGAACGCGAGCAGCATCATCGCGACCAGGATGGACGGGAAGGCGAGCAGCAAATCGACAAGCCGCATGATGAGGCTGTCCACCTTGCCGCCTGCGTATGCCGCGATCAACCCGAATACTGTGCCAACGACGCCCGCGATTACTGCCGAGCCAAGACCCACTGACAAGCTCAGGCGCAAGCCATAGAGCATCGCTGAATAGAGGTCGCGGCCCTGGCCGTCGGTACCGAGCCAGTACGCGTGGGTGCCGGCGCTGTTCATGGAGCCGGGCGGAAGGCGGGCATCGAGGACATCGAGCTGAAGGAGGTCGTAGGGATTTTGCGGCGTGATATACGGCGCGAAAACCGCGGCAAGCATGAGCAACACCGTAACGATCAACGCGCCCAGCGCGACCGGCGAGCGCACGAAATCGGCCACGAGTTGACGCCACGGCGACCGGCGCTTCGATACAGCGCGCACAGGCGTTCCGGGAACGAGAGGCGTGGCGCTCATTGCGTGCCCTCCAGCCGCACGCGCGGATCGAGGAATTTATAGAGGATATCGACCAGCAGGTTCAGCGTGACGAACATGCACACGACCACGATCAGGTACGAAAGGATCACCGGCCGATCGAGCGCGTTGATGCTGTCGAGAATCAGCTTGCCTGCGCCGGGCCACGAGAAAACGGTCTCCGTCACGACCGCGAACGCAATGGTCGAACCAAACTCGAGTCCGATCACCGTGACGAGCGGTATCAGCGTGTTGCGCAAGATATGCACGAGCACGACACGCATCGGCGACAAACCCTTGGCGCGCGCAAAGCGCACATGTTCCATCGGCATGACTTCGCGCACGCCGGCGCTCGTCAGGCGCAACACGAGCGAGACCTTGAAAAGCGAGAGATTCAGCGCGGGCAAAATAAGGTGGCGCAGCCCGTCGATGGTCAGCCACGACCATTGCACACCGAACAGGCTTGCAGTTTCACCGCGCCCGCTCGCAGGCAGCCATCCGAGCTTTACGCTGAAGAGCATGATCAGCATCAGGCCCACCCAGAACGTAGGCAGCGAGAAGCCGACAATGCTGCCCGTCATCAACATCTTCGAAAGCGGATTGCGCGGATGCAAGCCCGAAAAAAGCCCAAGCGGAATGCCGATGAAAAGCGCCAGCAGCAGCGCCGATACCGCCAGTTCGAGTGTCGCCGGAAGGCGTTGCAGGATCAGGCGAATCGCGGGTTCGTTATAAACGAAGCTATTGCCGAGATCGCCGTGCGCGGCGCCCGCGAGAAACGCGAGGTACTGCTTCCACAGCGGCTGATCGAGGCCAAGTTGCGCGATGATCCGCGCGCGATCGACCTGGTCGACATCCTGCCCGATGAGGATATCGATTGGATTGCCGATCGCATGCAAGCCGATGAACACGATCAGCGTCATCAGCAGCACAACGAACGCCGCTTGCGCGACGCGGCGAACGAGCCAGCCGCTCATCGGTCCCCCGCATACTGGGGCGGTGCGTCGGCGGGCGTGAATTCATCGCCGAAAAGTTCGGGCTCCGCGTAGGCTTCGAGCGCCGCGTAATGCTGCTCCACGTCTTCGCGGTACAGCAAACTCGCGATGCCTTGCGCGAGACGTTTCGCGCCCGTGCTGATGGCGGGAATGTCGCCGGAGACGGCGCCGTGCGAAAGCGTTGCCGGATAGCAGAAGCAATGAACATTCGACAAACCCGGGCAATCCCCCGGCGTCTTCCCGATGAATTCGAAGGCCGGGCCGACATCGGGTGAGTCGGACAGTTCGGCGTCTTCGTCACCAGGTGGCGGGGTGTACCGGTCGGCCCATGTGCGGATGAACGGCGCGAACGCGGCGAATTCCGGGCGCGCGTTCCAGTCCACCTTGAAGCCCGTCGAGACGATCAGGAAGTCGGCCGCGAATGTGCCCTTCGGCGTGTGGATGGCGAGACCATCGGCTGTTTCTTCCACCGACAAAACCGGGCAGCCAAGATTGAACCGCACGCTGGGATGATGACGCGACACCCGTAACGTGCTGCCCCGCGGCGGCGGCACCTGCACCGTATTGATGTAGTGCCGGATCTTCCACTTCCATTCATCGGGAAGAGTCTGGTGGCCGTGCGTCAGGCCCGGATTGCCTGCACCCTTGCCCTTGTTCACGCGTGGCAGGTCCGGACGTCTGATCAGCAAATCGACACTCGCAGCGCCGGCTTCAAGTGCGGTCGCCGCACTGTCCATGGCCGACGATCCGCCCCCGACGACGGCGATACGCTTGCCGCGAAGTGTGCTGAAATCAACCCTGTTCGATGAATGCGCCCAACGCGAACGCGGCAACCCGTCGATAAAACCCGGCAACGCCGGTCCGCCCAGACCATCGCGTCCGGTTGCAAGCACGACGCGCCGCGCGAAGACATCGAAACGTTTTTCGTGCGTGCGAACGCTCAGCACCACAAGACCATCCGCACGCGGCGTCACGGCTTCGATGATGTGGCCATTGCGGACGTCGAGTGCGAGCACGCGGCGATACCAGACCAGATATTCCATCCACTGCAGCCGGTCGATCTTGTCGAGCGCCTGCCATGCTTCAGCCCCGAACTGCGCTTCGAACCACGCGCGAAACGTGAGTGCGGGCAAGCCGAGCGCCGGCCCGGTCAGCTGTTTTGGCGAGCGTAGCGTTTCCATGCGCGCAGTCGTGGCCCAGGGTCCTTCGAACCCCTGCGGCGAGCGATCGAAGATGCGTGCGCGCACGCCGAGCAACTTCAACGCCGCCGATGCCGCCATCCCCGCCATCCCGCCGCCGATCACCGCGACGTCCAGCACGTCATGGCCATTGTGCGTCCTGCTCGTCACCCATTCGCGCGCCGGCAATTCGAGAAGGGACAGGTCCTCGGCAAGCCGCGCCTCGAGCGCCGCGAGCCCTTTGATCTGGTTCGATGAAACGTTGATGTCGAGGCTCACGTGGCGGGCTCTTCGGTCGGATTGAGGGTGTCGTCGGCTTCGCCGTAGAGCGCCTGGAGAATCGCGCTGTGCTGGCCGGCGTCGTGCAGGACGAAGTCGGGAAGGATCTCGGCGGCGGCGTGCATGAGGGCATCGGCGGCGGCCAGCGTCGCCGCGCTCGGCGGCCGGAACTCCGGTGTGATGACGCCGAACAGGAACGGTATGCGGATATCGAGCGGGCGCAGCACCACGCCTTCCACGGGCAAACCGTGTGCGGTCACCGGTTCCAGCACGGCGAGCCCGAGGCCCGCGCGAACGGCTCCAAGCGCATTCAGCGATGAGTTCGTTTCGATCACGCCAGCCGTGCGCACGCCGGCTTGCGCGAACGCCGCATCGAGACGGGGGCGCAGGCGGTAGGGGTTTTGCATCGTTACAAGACGGCGGCCGGCGAAGTCGCTCAACGCGATACGCGGCGCTTTTGCCAGCGGGTCATCGGCGCGCACGGCGGCCACGCACGCAGACTCGCCAATCCAGTGAACGAGCACGCCGCGATGTTCCAGCGGCAAGCTGGACACGCCCAGATCGACCATGCCGTTCAGTACGGCGTCGACGACCTGTTCGGGCGCGGCGCTGCGCAGATGCACGGATTCGAGCGCATGGGTCAGGTTGAGCAACGCGAGCGCGTGGGGCACGAGGCCGGCCGCAAGCGCGGACGTGGCAGCGATGGTCAGCGGCGGTGGCGCCTGCATTGCGATCTGTTCCGCACGCGACTTGACCTGTCTCAGGCTTGCAAGCGTGCGTTCTACGTCCTGGTGAAGCTCGGACGCCTCACGCGTCGGCGCGACGCGCGGACCGAAACGCTGGAATAGCGGGTAGCCGATCTCCGCCTCGAGTTCTTGTATGGAACGCGATACCGCCGGCTGCGATCGCC
Coding sequences within it:
- a CDS encoding ABC transporter permease; its protein translation is MSGWLVRRVAQAAFVVLLMTLIVFIGLHAIGNPIDILIGQDVDQVDRARIIAQLGLDQPLWKQYLAFLAGAAHGDLGNSFVYNEPAIRLILQRLPATLELAVSALLLALFIGIPLGLFSGLHPRNPLSKMLMTGSIVGFSLPTFWVGLMLIMLFSVKLGWLPASGRGETASLFGVQWSWLTIDGLRHLILPALNLSLFKVSLVLRLTSAGVREVMPMEHVRFARAKGLSPMRVVLVHILRNTLIPLVTVIGLEFGSTIAFAVVTETVFSWPGAGKLILDSINALDRPVILSYLIVVVCMFVTLNLLVDILYKFLDPRVRLEGTQ
- a CDS encoding NAD(P)-binding domain-containing protein, with product MSLDINVSSNQIKGLAALEARLAEDLSLLELPAREWVTSRTHNGHDVLDVAVIGGGMAGMAASAALKLLGVRARIFDRSPQGFEGPWATTARMETLRSPKQLTGPALGLPALTFRAWFEAQFGAEAWQALDKIDRLQWMEYLVWYRRVLALDVRNGHIIEAVTPRADGLVVLSVRTHEKRFDVFARRVVLATGRDGLGGPALPGFIDGLPRSRWAHSSNRVDFSTLRGKRIAVVGGGSSAMDSAATALEAGAASVDLLIRRPDLPRVNKGKGAGNPGLTHGHQTLPDEWKWKIRHYINTVQVPPPRGSTLRVSRHHPSVRFNLGCPVLSVEETADGLAIHTPKGTFAADFLIVSTGFKVDWNARPEFAAFAPFIRTWADRYTPPPGDEDAELSDSPDVGPAFEFIGKTPGDCPGLSNVHCFCYPATLSHGAVSGDIPAISTGAKRLAQGIASLLYREDVEQHYAALEAYAEPELFGDEFTPADAPPQYAGDR
- a CDS encoding LysR family transcriptional regulator, translated to MEIRQLEAFAAVMSAGSVTAAGRLLGRSQPAVSRSIQELEAEIGYPLFQRFGPRVAPTREASELHQDVERTLASLRQVKSRAEQIAMQAPPPLTIAATSALAAGLVPHALALLNLTHALESVHLRSAAPEQVVDAVLNGMVDLGVSSLPLEHRGVLVHWIGESACVAAVRADDPLAKAPRIALSDFAGRRLVTMQNPYRLRPRLDAAFAQAGVRTAGVIETNSSLNALGAVRAGLGLAVLEPVTAHGLPVEGVVLRPLDIRIPFLFGVITPEFRPPSAATLAAADALMHAAAEILPDFVLHDAGQHSAILQALYGEADDTLNPTEEPAT